GAGCCAGGTTTATCGATACTACTGACAATCCCCAGTATGGCTTCTTCCAGCTTTTGCTCATCATCCTCAGAAGACATGAGCCAGCTAAGGGCAGCATCAAAATCATTAAGGGTTTCGCTCAAACGCGGATCGCGGTACGAGAAGAACCGGAAGACAGAATCAGCTGAATCCTGTCCTGCCCCACTGCCGTAGGCACCGCCCTGCTCTCGAACCACCCGGTGAAGAAACCCATTACGAAGGTAATCACCAAGCACTGTTAGCGGAGCAGCATCCGGGTGTTCAACGGGAACCGTTGGGTAGGCTTTAGCACAGAAATTAACCTGGGTACTGGTGGTCCAGGCTTGTTTAACACCTTGTCGTACAGGCGCTAAGTTCAGTGGCGTAAACTGACTATCATCAGGCGCCGTGTCCCACTGTTGAGCCAGACTGCTTGCCAGTACCTGCTGATGCTCTGGTTCAGCAACAATCAGAAATCGACGTGGCGCGGTTATAATTTTTTGATGGATCTGCTCTAACTGGCCAGCTAGTTTTATCAGGTTCTGTTCATCATTCAGGCTATCATCCAGCGCTTTAACTTCGCGAATACTTTGCAAGCCACGAAGATTATGCGACAACTGGGCTGCTGGAGATAACAGACTTACGGCCGCCATGATGGCCAGACTGTGTCCCTGACCTGTAACACTTTGCTCTTTGCGGGTACGCTGTTGAGATACCAGCTCCCGAATGCGGCTGAGCTCATCGAAACGAACCGTATTCAGGGTTTTGTACATCAGTTCTGTCAGATCACACTGTTTGTTAAGCAGCGCTTTACCTGACAGCGTCATATAGCCGGTCACCTTTTGTTCATCTTCGATATTACCGCGTACCGATGAATAGGCACTGATACTGCCACAGACCTGTGACTGCCATGCCTGAGTGTCCTGATAACTCATTCCATTACAGCCCAGTTCTGTCATACAGTGGCTATAGAGAGGCATCAGTTTTAACTCTTCATCCGTCAGTGCTGGCAACTCCATAATGACCTGCTGATACACTAACCCGTTAGTGCCCTGAGCATAGTAGTTATAGTTAAAATCTTTCAGAGATGCCTCAGTTCCCTGGGGTATATTCATTTCGGCTGGGACATCGGCAATAGTCACTTTGGGGAGGAGTGATTCATCATCGACCTGGCTTTGACGTGCTTCGAGGGCCTGAGCTTTATCGATAATCGCCTGAGCCTGGCTTTCATCAAGGGATTGTCTGATTTTCTCCAACGCGACCGCTTCTGCGACATCACGACGGTTTGCTAATTCTGCATCAGGTCTCAGAGTCAGCCGAACACGATGAGGGTTATCCAATAAGAGCTCGCGTACCAGCGTTGGAATAAAATCGGGCGACTGAATCTCCTCACGCATTTTTTCAAGCACCGGGTCCAGATTAAGCAATGCAACCGGATCACCGTGGTGAATAGCGGAAGAGAGCGACTTAAGGATGAGGCTCATACCATAGGGATAGCCATCACCACTGATTTCTCGCTGGCTTAATTCAAGCTGATGCAATGCTGCTTCCAGGTGAACTTGTGGTACACCGTTTTCTGCAACCTCTGTCAGTGTTGCGATCACCAACTCTTCGAACTCCGTTGCTTTTTCAGGCTCACTCCCTTCGATGCCGCACATAAAGCCCATCTCCCGGTTGGAATCTTCTAATCCGCAGAGTGGTGATGGTGACAGACCAAGATCTGTTGACTCTAGCGCATAGCGCAGCGGTGAAGAGCTGTTATCCAACAAAACCTGAGATAACAGATGGGCTTTGAGCTGTTGTTCCAGATCGATACTTGGCCCAAGTAACCACCCCAGTACATGATGGGTTTTGGCGCTGCTCTCCTCTTCGTCTAAAGCGTAAGCCTCTTCAACCCGAACCGGTGAGAAATAGCGTTTCTCATCATCGACTTTAATCTCATCTTCAAGTTTTTCGAATCTAGACAGAGCTTGTTCTTCAAAGCGTTGCTGCAACTCCTCAACGGGAATGTCACCAAATGTCATAAAGACAGCATTCGATGGATGATAGTGACTTTTATAGAACGCTATCAGCTCTTCATAACTAAGGTCTGGAATCGCTTCAGGATCCCCACCGGAATTAAAGTGATAAGTTGTAGAGGGAAAGAGATAGCGAGTCAGGGTTTGCCATAGGGTAGACACCGGGGAGCTCATGGCGCCTTTCATCTCGTTATATACCACGCCTTTATAGACCAGAGGGCTGCTGGTATTACCTGCTTCACTAAACTCGACACGGTGACCTTCCTGAGCAAAATCTAAAGGGTCTAGCCGAGAGAAAAATGCTGCATCCAGATAAACATCCAGAAGATTGAAGTAATCCTTACGGTTTTGACTGGCAAATGGATAAGCGGTCCAGTCACTGCTGGTAAAAGCATTCATAAAGGTATTCAGCGAACGTCGGGTCATCATAAAGAACGGATCCCGAACCGGAAATTTTTCACTACCACATAGCGCGGTATGCTCGAGTATATGAGCAACGCCGGTGTTATCTTCTGGGACAGTCCTAAATGCAACCAGAAATACATTCTCCTGATTATCTGCGGCAATATGGTAATGCAAAGCGCCTGTTTGGCTGTGCACGTACTCCTGCACATCGATTCCCAATGATTCAATTGTCTCAGTACGCTTAAGCTGAAAAGCCGGTTGACGGGTCATGTAGTTATCCAGTGTCTATAATGTCTTAGCGATCTATCCGTTGTGAGCATTGTAACCAAATATGCCAGTTTTGGCCCGTGTCGTGAAAAGTATATTCATATCCCTTTGAGACCGGATATATGCTGCATTTTAATTACTTTGTTTAACAACAAAACAGTCTTACAAGTGCAACGCAGAGCTTTTTCTACTGATGTCATCATTTGTTCATGAATAGTCATTAGGTTACTCAGCAGAATAGCATCGACTATTTAGCCAAGCGGCGACCGATTCGCCTCTTGTTGCAGTGCAACAAAATAATTGACTTTATTATGTACGATCAATATAGTATGTAAAAATTTGCTGCAACGCACAAAGACTAAACTCTTGCGACCACAGGTGACAAACATGTACGAAGATATGATGAAGGATGTTCAGGAGAACATGAAGCCAGTTGTTGAATTGGCTGAAATCAACAAGAAAGCAGCAGAGAAGCTGATCGAGCTGCAGTCTGGTTATGTTTCCGACTTTGTAAATGCCACCATGGCTCAGATGCAGGCCCTTTCTTCTATCAAAGATCCTAAAGAAGCGATTGAGCTGCAAGTTGAGTACGTAAAACAGCTTGAGAACAAACTGACCAGTGTTGCAGAAGAAGAGATGGCTGCATTAAGCTCTGCTAAAGAAGAGCTGACCGCAATTATCGGCAAAAGCTTTGAAGGTCTAGGCCTTAAAGATATGAACTACTTTGAAGACCTGAGCAAGTTCATGACACCGGCAGCTGAAGCAAAGCCAGCGACTAAAGCTAAACCTGCAGCAGCACCAGCTAAAAAAGCAGCACCGGCTAAGAAAGCAGCACCTGCTGCTAAAAAAGCGGCTGCGCCAGCGGCTAAAAAAGCAGCACCTGCTGCTAAAGCTGCAGCACCTAAGCCAGCTGCAAAAAAAGCAGCAGCGCCAGCGGCTAAAAAGCCAGCCCCTGCTGCTAAAGCTGCGGCACCTAAGCCAGTTGCAAAAAAAGCAGCAGCGCCTAAAGCTGAAGCACCTAAAAAGGCAGCAGCACCAGCTAAGCCTGCAGCAGTAAAAACTGAAGCTAAGTAAACATATCTTTCTTAGTAAAAAACGGAGCCTGTTGGCTCCGTTTTTTGTTTGCTCAGATTGCGTTGGTTTAAACCGTTAACGCTTTTCGCTTCGAGCAAGCGCAGGCAATCGCCCTTCCAGCCCCATGGCAAAACGCATAACTCTGTTTTTAGCCGGTGTTAGTCTCTCTGCTGCGCCGAGTCCCAGGTTACGCAACAGCTTCAGCGGTAACAGGTCGTTTGAAAAGATACGATAAAAACCGTCCATTAACTGCATCATCATCAAGTTGTGTTTACGGCGCTGTTGTTCGTATTGCTTCAGTAGCCTCAAGTCACTGATATCTATACCTTGTTTATGCCCTTCCAAAACTGTTTCGGCCAGTGCTGCAGCATCCAGTAAGCCAATATTAACGCCCTGACCCGCTAAAGGATTAATCATGTGGGCTGAATCACCTGCCAGAGCGACCCCCTCTTTGACATACGCCTGAGCATGCTGCCGTCTTAACGGGAATGCACCGCGAGATAAAAGAGATTCAATCGAACCAAGACGAGCCGGAAAGGTGTCTGCCAGCTCGCGGGTGAAATCAGCAGCATCGAGCTGTAAGAGTCGTTTTACTTCTGCGGGACGGTTGTACCAAACTAATGA
The genomic region above belongs to Amphritea japonica ATCC BAA-1530 and contains:
- a CDS encoding insulinase family protein; protein product: MTRQPAFQLKRTETIESLGIDVQEYVHSQTGALHYHIAADNQENVFLVAFRTVPEDNTGVAHILEHTALCGSEKFPVRDPFFMMTRRSLNTFMNAFTSSDWTAYPFASQNRKDYFNLLDVYLDAAFFSRLDPLDFAQEGHRVEFSEAGNTSSPLVYKGVVYNEMKGAMSSPVSTLWQTLTRYLFPSTTYHFNSGGDPEAIPDLSYEELIAFYKSHYHPSNAVFMTFGDIPVEELQQRFEEQALSRFEKLEDEIKVDDEKRYFSPVRVEEAYALDEEESSAKTHHVLGWLLGPSIDLEQQLKAHLLSQVLLDNSSSPLRYALESTDLGLSPSPLCGLEDSNREMGFMCGIEGSEPEKATEFEELVIATLTEVAENGVPQVHLEAALHQLELSQREISGDGYPYGMSLILKSLSSAIHHGDPVALLNLDPVLEKMREEIQSPDFIPTLVRELLLDNPHRVRLTLRPDAELANRRDVAEAVALEKIRQSLDESQAQAIIDKAQALEARQSQVDDESLLPKVTIADVPAEMNIPQGTEASLKDFNYNYYAQGTNGLVYQQVIMELPALTDEELKLMPLYSHCMTELGCNGMSYQDTQAWQSQVCGSISAYSSVRGNIEDEQKVTGYMTLSGKALLNKQCDLTELMYKTLNTVRFDELSRIRELVSQQRTRKEQSVTGQGHSLAIMAAVSLLSPAAQLSHNLRGLQSIREVKALDDSLNDEQNLIKLAGQLEQIHQKIITAPRRFLIVAEPEHQQVLASSLAQQWDTAPDDSQFTPLNLAPVRQGVKQAWTTSTQVNFCAKAYPTVPVEHPDAAPLTVLGDYLRNGFLHRVVREQGGAYGSGAGQDSADSVFRFFSYRDPRLSETLNDFDAALSWLMSSEDDEQKLEEAILGIVSSIDKPGSPAGEAKQAYHSALFGRSMEQRKGFRQRILQVTVADVKRVAQEYLNPENASVAVVTGPAAAAELDDSFDVIAI
- a CDS encoding phasin family protein, coding for MYEDMMKDVQENMKPVVELAEINKKAAEKLIELQSGYVSDFVNATMAQMQALSSIKDPKEAIELQVEYVKQLENKLTSVAEEEMAALSSAKEELTAIIGKSFEGLGLKDMNYFEDLSKFMTPAAEAKPATKAKPAAAPAKKAAPAKKAAPAAKKAAAPAAKKAAPAAKAAAPKPAAKKAAAPAAKKPAPAAKAAAPKPVAKKAAAPKAEAPKKAAAPAKPAAVKTEAK